In Selenomonas sp. TAMA-11512, a genomic segment contains:
- a CDS encoding DUF4127 family protein, whose protein sequence is MICAAAAVLVGALGTGDAAAKAKEKKVEPPAKTILFIPHDNRPISDKQTAAVVRELGYEVIVPPDDMLGSRTDIGHPDALWEWVEANIGRAKAAVIASDSMLYGSLVGSRKHEETQEDILRRVARFRELKQKNLGTPLYVFGSIMRTPRSGEASGTEEPAYYRNYGADIFRYTALKDKQEMEGLNRREQKEYKFLEELIPQKSLDDWMSRRSKNFVANKALIDLTRKDVLSYFLLGRDDNAPYSQTHLESRKLQEYSAGLGASKYQSMAGIDESAMLLLTRAVNNMEHDVPFIHVKYNVGSGPKTIPAYSDETVDASVRAAIAAAGAMLVNAPEKADFLLAVNTNPNGKTYEANTPMNDGKKRDGTDSFLRIVEGFLAEGRPVGIADIAYANGSDNAMMDELKKRGLLFKLRAYSGWNTPTNSTGFVIGEGILANRMNDDSRDRLLLARYLDDWAYQANIRTSIARQLGWLRGSGAYSNIDDKMLGIVYRAERLMREFADENLPPFSSLHRIEVRFPWNRMFEADIILGDSDRHYDLLDTDKRFFIKKK, encoded by the coding sequence ATGATTTGTGCTGCGGCAGCTGTGCTTGTCGGAGCTTTGGGTACGGGCGACGCGGCGGCGAAGGCAAAGGAGAAAAAGGTCGAGCCGCCGGCGAAGACCATTCTATTCATACCGCACGATAATCGGCCGATTTCCGACAAGCAGACGGCGGCTGTCGTCCGCGAGCTCGGGTACGAAGTCATTGTGCCCCCTGACGACATGTTGGGCAGCCGCACGGATATCGGCCACCCGGATGCTCTGTGGGAGTGGGTGGAAGCGAACATCGGACGGGCAAAGGCGGCGGTCATCGCCTCCGACTCCATGCTCTACGGCAGTCTCGTCGGCTCCCGCAAGCACGAGGAGACACAGGAAGATATCCTGCGCCGTGTCGCGCGATTCCGGGAGCTCAAGCAGAAGAATCTCGGGACGCCGCTCTATGTCTTCGGCTCCATCATGCGCACGCCTCGCTCCGGCGAGGCTTCGGGCACGGAAGAGCCGGCCTACTACAGGAACTACGGCGCCGATATCTTCCGCTATACGGCGCTCAAGGACAAGCAGGAGATGGAGGGGCTCAATCGACGCGAGCAGAAGGAGTACAAGTTCCTGGAGGAGCTCATTCCGCAAAAGTCCCTGGACGACTGGATGAGCCGCCGCAGCAAGAACTTTGTCGCCAATAAGGCGCTGATCGATCTCACCAGAAAGGATGTGCTTTCGTACTTCCTCCTGGGGCGTGATGACAATGCTCCGTATTCGCAGACGCATCTGGAAAGCCGCAAGCTGCAGGAGTACAGCGCGGGTCTCGGTGCATCAAAGTACCAGTCGATGGCAGGTATCGATGAAAGCGCCATGCTCCTGTTGACGCGTGCCGTCAACAACATGGAGCACGACGTCCCGTTTATCCATGTCAAGTACAATGTCGGCAGCGGGCCGAAGACGATCCCCGCATACTCGGATGAGACCGTCGACGCCTCTGTGCGCGCGGCGATTGCGGCTGCCGGGGCAATGCTTGTCAATGCGCCGGAAAAGGCGGACTTCCTGCTCGCGGTCAATACGAATCCGAACGGCAAGACGTATGAGGCAAATACGCCGATGAACGACGGCAAGAAGCGCGACGGAACGGACAGCTTCCTGCGCATCGTCGAGGGCTTCCTGGCGGAAGGACGTCCTGTGGGCATTGCGGATATTGCCTATGCGAACGGCTCGGATAACGCCATGATGGACGAGCTCAAAAAGAGGGGGCTGCTCTTCAAGCTGCGCGCATACTCCGGATGGAATACGCCGACGAACAGCACCGGCTTCGTCATCGGCGAAGGCATCCTCGCGAACCGAATGAATGATGATTCGAGAGACCGTCTGCTGCTTGCGCGCTATCTCGATGACTGGGCATACCAGGCGAACATCCGCACAAGCATCGCTCGTCAGCTCGGCTGGCTGCGCGGCTCTGGGGCCTACTCGAACATCGACGACAAGATGCTCGGCATTGTCTATCGCGCGGAGCGCCTGATGCGCGAGTTCGCGGATGAAAACCTGCCGCCGTTTTCCTCGCTTCACAGAATCGAAGTGCGCTTCCCGTGGAATCGCATGTTTGAAGCGGATATCATCCTTGGCGACAGCGACCGTCACTATGACCTCCTCGATACGGACAAGAGATTTTTCATCAAAAAGAAATAA
- a CDS encoding DUF6088 family protein, protein MNYITSQIKNIMSENQGKIFSINDFYNLGTKNTIKSVLYRLSEENQITRLMDGLYIKPKYSEILKEYSYPDANEVAEKLADKFSWTIAPAGDTALNYTGLSTQVPNEYIYISDGAYREYLYRDKKLIFKHTTNRNITAYSRELSILIQAIKALGKDGISEEDIGKLAIFAKGIKEDLKQDTLKLPFWIREVLGKIQEINHE, encoded by the coding sequence ATGAATTATATAACAAGCCAAATAAAAAACATTATGTCGGAAAACCAAGGAAAAATATTTTCTATTAATGATTTCTATAATCTTGGAACAAAGAACACAATTAAGTCTGTCTTATATAGATTAAGTGAAGAAAATCAGATTACAAGGCTTATGGACGGACTGTATATAAAACCGAAATACAGCGAGATTTTAAAAGAGTATTCTTATCCTGATGCTAATGAGGTTGCTGAAAAGCTTGCGGATAAATTTTCTTGGACAATAGCTCCTGCAGGAGATACAGCCCTTAACTATACAGGTTTATCCACTCAAGTTCCCAATGAATATATCTATATTTCAGATGGTGCATATAGAGAGTATTTGTATAGAGATAAAAAGCTGATCTTTAAACACACAACAAATAGAAACATAACAGCTTATTCCAGAGAATTGTCTATTCTCATACAGGCAATTAAGGCGTTGGGCAAAGACGGTATTAGTGAAGAAGATATTGGAAAACTGGCTATATTTGCTAAAGGTATTAAGGAAGATTTGAAGCAAGATACTTTAAAACTGCCTTTTTGGATAAGGGAAGTTTTAGGAAAGATACAGGAGATCAACCATGAGTAA